A window of the Candidatus Paraluminiphilus aquimaris genome harbors these coding sequences:
- a CDS encoding DsbE family thiol:disulfide interchange protein, translating into MRRLLLKRFLPLVAFLVLVLLLVRGLSLDPTDLPSARLGDRIPAFNLPLLNTDDRRSPDDWIGQPALLNVWATWCFSCRVEHPYLLELAGQGVVIYGLNYKDEPEKAAQWLVDLGNPYAETIVDQRGDFGLDLGVYGAPETYVIDADGIIRHRHVGVVNAQVWTEQLQPFFEAD; encoded by the coding sequence ATGAGGCGCTTGCTACTTAAACGGTTTCTTCCACTTGTGGCATTTCTAGTCCTTGTACTGCTGCTTGTGCGGGGCCTGTCTTTGGATCCGACTGACCTGCCGTCTGCACGACTTGGCGACAGGATTCCCGCTTTTAATTTGCCCCTTTTGAATACCGACGACCGGCGCAGTCCTGATGATTGGATAGGCCAGCCCGCACTACTCAATGTTTGGGCCACCTGGTGCTTCTCCTGTCGTGTGGAACATCCGTATTTACTTGAGCTTGCTGGACAGGGTGTTGTCATCTACGGGCTTAATTACAAGGATGAGCCTGAAAAGGCCGCCCAATGGTTAGTCGATTTAGGCAATCCCTACGCGGAGACGATCGTGGATCAACGTGGCGATTTTGGACTCGATCTGGGCGTTTACGGTGCGCCAGAGACCTATGTGATTGACGCTGATGGGATCATTAGGCACAGGCACGTGGGCGTGGTGAACGCGCAGGTCTGGACAGAGCAACTTCAACCTTTTTTTGAGGCCGACTAA
- a CDS encoding heme lyase CcmF/NrfE family subunit has protein sequence MIPEAGHIALILALCLSTLLGVVPMAGAWRGQRWAMNLAPSLAAGVFVFLSIAFACLAVVFLQDDFSVKVVASNSNSLLPPIYKFSAVWGNHEGSLLLWVWMLGAWALAVAIASRGLPLVVLARVLSVLGLIGVGFIAFSLFTSNPFERLLPGVAAEGQDLNPLLQDPGLIIHPPLLYMGYVGLAVPFAFAVAALLGGRLDAAWAKWSRPWTNVAWAFLTLGIMLGSWWAYYELGWGGWWFWDPVENASFMPWLVGTALIHSLAVTEKRGLFRSWTVLLAISAFSLSLLGTFLVRSGVLTSVHAFAADPERGLFILVFLVLVVGGSLTLYAFRAPTVSSPINYRLESRESLLLANNLIFAVSAIVVLLGTLFPLLMDALGEGKYSVGPPYFNAVFVPAMALLAPFMAVGPISRWKADSATRWLGELLVPAIVCLAVAVIAPYLSVGEVNVWASLAVLLAGWLVIGLGRDLQQRMRGVTALGSALARLSPSYIGMLAAHTGFALTIVGAVFVTQFSAERDLRLEAGDAVELNGYTFTLTELTVVEGPNYAADRGVFEVKYNGELLTTLLPEKRRYVASGQIMTEAAIDAGFTRDLYIAMGEPLGDGAWSVRVQHKPLIRWIWLGALMIGLGGLTTALDRRYRRVSAARHLRGDEALAT, from the coding sequence GTGATACCTGAAGCCGGCCACATTGCGCTCATTCTCGCCCTGTGCCTGTCAACCTTGCTGGGTGTGGTTCCAATGGCGGGCGCGTGGCGAGGTCAGCGCTGGGCCATGAACTTGGCACCAAGCCTCGCGGCGGGTGTTTTTGTCTTTTTGAGCATTGCTTTTGCCTGCTTAGCAGTGGTTTTTTTGCAGGATGACTTCTCCGTTAAGGTGGTAGCGAGTAATTCGAATTCCTTATTACCCCCGATCTATAAGTTCTCCGCTGTGTGGGGTAATCATGAGGGATCACTCCTCCTCTGGGTTTGGATGCTCGGGGCTTGGGCGCTTGCGGTTGCCATTGCAAGTCGCGGTCTACCGCTGGTGGTTCTGGCTCGTGTTCTCAGCGTGCTTGGACTCATTGGGGTGGGGTTTATCGCCTTTTCTTTGTTTACCTCAAATCCGTTCGAACGTTTGCTTCCAGGCGTTGCTGCCGAGGGACAGGACTTAAATCCTTTGCTGCAGGATCCGGGTCTTATCATTCATCCTCCGCTGTTATACATGGGGTACGTTGGGCTTGCCGTTCCTTTTGCGTTTGCGGTCGCCGCGTTACTTGGCGGGCGATTGGATGCGGCTTGGGCGAAGTGGTCTCGGCCGTGGACTAACGTGGCGTGGGCGTTTCTGACACTCGGTATCATGTTGGGAAGCTGGTGGGCGTATTACGAGCTAGGTTGGGGTGGCTGGTGGTTTTGGGATCCTGTCGAGAATGCATCGTTTATGCCGTGGTTGGTTGGCACAGCGCTGATTCACAGCTTAGCGGTAACCGAAAAAAGAGGGTTGTTTCGGTCTTGGACAGTGCTCCTTGCTATCTCCGCGTTCTCTCTTTCCTTACTGGGAACGTTTTTGGTGCGATCGGGTGTATTGACCTCTGTTCATGCCTTCGCCGCTGATCCGGAGCGTGGCTTGTTCATTTTGGTCTTTCTTGTTCTGGTTGTTGGGGGTTCTCTGACGCTCTACGCATTTCGAGCGCCGACCGTTTCAAGTCCCATCAACTATCGACTGGAGTCCCGCGAGTCACTCCTGCTGGCCAATAACCTCATTTTTGCGGTTTCCGCAATCGTCGTCCTCTTGGGTACGCTGTTTCCCCTGCTGATGGACGCACTGGGTGAGGGCAAGTATTCGGTCGGTCCTCCCTACTTCAATGCAGTCTTTGTGCCCGCTATGGCACTGTTAGCGCCTTTCATGGCGGTTGGTCCCATTTCACGGTGGAAGGCTGACTCGGCGACCCGCTGGCTCGGTGAGTTGCTGGTCCCTGCCATTGTCTGCCTGGCTGTTGCCGTTATTGCGCCCTATCTAAGCGTTGGCGAGGTGAATGTGTGGGCATCGCTTGCTGTTCTGCTGGCTGGCTGGTTGGTAATAGGTCTTGGTCGCGATTTACAGCAACGCATGCGCGGTGTGACGGCGCTTGGCAGTGCGCTGGCTCGACTTTCACCTTCTTATATCGGGATGCTTGCAGCGCATACTGGGTTTGCTCTTACGATTGTTGGTGCCGTTTTTGTTACGCAGTTCAGCGCTGAGCGTGATTTACGCCTGGAGGCGGGTGACGCGGTTGAGTTAAATGGCTACACCTTTACGCTGACTGAGCTTACCGTCGTCGAAGGTCCTAATTACGCAGCCGACCGGGGCGTGTTTGAGGTGAAATACAACGGCGAACTACTCACAACATTGTTGCCGGAAAAGCGGCGGTATGTTGCCAGTGGGCAGATCATGACGGAGGCGGCCATTGATGCGGGCTTTACGCGCGACCTTTACATTGCAATGGGTGAGCCGCTGGGTGATGGCGCGTGGTCCGTTCGCGTGCAACACAAGCCGCTTATCCGCTGGATATGGTTGGGTGCCTTGATGATTGGCTTGGGTGGTTTGACCACCGCGCTGGATAGACGGTACCGGAGAGTATCGGCCGCACGGCATCTGAGGGGAGATGAGGCGCTTGCTACTTAA
- the ccmE gene encoding cytochrome c maturation protein CcmE, with the protein MHPKRKQRLLIALAIVALSSATIGLIAYALSGNINLFYSPSEVASGEAPLERKLRVGGMVVEGSVKRASDRLETRFDVTDFVHSVTVSYDGILPDLFAEGEGVVATGVLGADGVVTASEVLAKHDENYMPPEVAEALEKANAAGASE; encoded by the coding sequence ATGCACCCCAAGCGTAAGCAGCGACTTCTGATTGCACTGGCTATTGTCGCTCTCTCTAGCGCCACCATTGGCCTAATAGCGTATGCCTTAAGCGGCAATATCAATCTTTTTTACTCACCGTCTGAAGTGGCATCTGGGGAAGCGCCGCTTGAGCGGAAACTCCGGGTTGGTGGAATGGTGGTCGAGGGCAGTGTCAAGCGTGCCTCAGACCGTCTTGAGACCCGCTTTGACGTCACCGACTTTGTTCATTCAGTGACCGTTTCCTACGACGGCATATTACCCGACCTCTTTGCTGAGGGTGAGGGTGTTGTGGCAACGGGTGTTCTGGGTGCAGATGGTGTTGTTACCGCGAGCGAGGTGCTGGCAAAACACGATGAGAATTACATGCCGCCTGAGGTGGCAGAGGCGCTTGAGAAGGCCAATGCGGCAGGGGCGTCAGAGTGA
- the ccmD gene encoding heme exporter protein CcmD: MQFDSVSEAITMGGHGAYVWSAYAITLVVVGISLLRPWLVTRRLKRVIRQELSRKQGQTMRDAATGPANEVADAPQA, encoded by the coding sequence ATGCAATTCGATTCCGTTTCAGAGGCGATAACAATGGGTGGGCATGGCGCTTATGTATGGAGTGCCTACGCTATTACGCTCGTTGTTGTGGGTATAAGCCTTCTTAGACCTTGGCTTGTTACACGCAGATTGAAGCGCGTGATCCGACAAGAGTTGTCAAGGAAGCAAGGCCAGACGATGCGCGACGCAGCAACAGGTCCTGCTAATGAGGTGGCCGATGCACCCCAAGCGTAA
- a CDS encoding heme ABC transporter permease, producing the protein MWRIIHQFGSPPWVYRFCDRVIPWLLPLTLLALCAGSVWGLLYAPTDYKQGDSYRIIYIHVPTAVVSLAGYYVMAFAGLVSLVWRIKLADTAMRAAAPIGAAFTAVALVTGAIWGKPTWGAWWVWDARVTSMLILFFLYVGVIALFQAYENKAIAARACAILSLVGTVNIPIIYKSVDWWYSLHQPASIKFTGESAIDSSMLYPLLGMIVTFYALFAVLMMLNLRQLLTEEHAKSSWLGKRLAQ; encoded by the coding sequence ATGTGGCGCATCATTCATCAATTTGGCTCTCCTCCTTGGGTTTATCGATTCTGTGATCGCGTTATTCCTTGGCTGCTTCCACTGACGCTGCTGGCGCTCTGTGCGGGCAGCGTCTGGGGGCTCTTGTATGCGCCCACCGATTACAAGCAAGGCGATTCCTATCGAATCATTTATATTCACGTACCGACAGCTGTTGTGTCACTTGCAGGCTATTACGTTATGGCTTTTGCGGGGCTCGTGAGTTTGGTTTGGCGAATTAAGCTTGCGGACACGGCCATGCGAGCCGCTGCACCCATTGGTGCTGCATTTACAGCGGTAGCATTGGTCACAGGTGCCATTTGGGGAAAGCCCACGTGGGGCGCTTGGTGGGTGTGGGATGCGCGTGTTACTTCAATGCTCATTTTATTTTTTCTTTATGTGGGCGTCATCGCCTTGTTTCAGGCCTATGAAAATAAGGCCATTGCCGCGCGCGCTTGTGCGATCTTGAGTCTTGTGGGCACGGTCAATATTCCCATCATCTACAAGTCAGTGGACTGGTGGTACTCGCTGCATCAACCTGCATCGATTAAGTTTACAGGCGAGTCGGCTATCGATTCGTCGATGCTCTATCCGTTGCTAGGCATGATCGTCACGTTTTATGCACTGTTTGCGGTGTTGATGATGCTCAATTTGAGGCAGCTTTTGACTGAAGAGCACGCGAAGTCATCTTGGCTGGGTAAAAGGTTGGCGCAATAG
- the ccmB gene encoding heme exporter protein CcmB, with amino-acid sequence MVSKSGELNVPQFLWGQTRRHLGLLIASPGEIVNPLLFFLLVVILFPLGLGPDPAQLALLAPGILWVVALLANLMICMRLFVDDYEDGSLEQLAMAPLPLPVAVLPQLLASWLASGFLLSLVSPLFGVMLGLPLSAASTLVVSLLLGTLIMLLLGGVGAALTVGVQRGGILLALLILPLYVPILIAGTRALEEATHQGDPTVALALLGAGVTGGLILAPVAIAAGLRVSLEL; translated from the coding sequence ATGGTGAGTAAATCCGGCGAGCTAAACGTGCCTCAATTCCTGTGGGGTCAAACTCGCAGACATTTGGGGTTACTGATCGCGTCGCCTGGTGAAATCGTCAATCCCTTACTGTTTTTTTTGCTGGTGGTGATTTTGTTTCCGCTTGGACTTGGACCCGATCCAGCACAGCTGGCATTACTTGCACCCGGTATCCTCTGGGTCGTAGCGCTACTTGCGAATCTGATGATCTGTATGCGTCTCTTTGTCGACGACTACGAAGATGGCAGTCTTGAGCAGCTGGCGATGGCCCCGTTACCGCTACCTGTTGCTGTGCTCCCACAGCTTTTAGCCTCGTGGTTGGCGAGCGGGTTCCTACTCAGTCTTGTTTCACCGCTTTTCGGGGTGATGCTGGGCTTACCACTCAGTGCCGCCTCGACACTGGTAGTGAGCTTACTGCTTGGAACGCTCATCATGCTGTTATTGGGGGGGGTGGGCGCCGCACTAACGGTTGGCGTTCAGCGAGGTGGGATTTTGCTGGCGCTCTTGATTCTACCGCTCTACGTCCCCATCCTCATTGCAGGTACGCGCGCGCTCGAGGAGGCGACTCATCAAGGGGATCCGACAGTCGCGCTCGCACTTTTAGGTGCCGGGGTTACGGGCGGTTTGATTTTAGCGCCGGTAGCGATCGCGGCGGGGCTCAGAGTGTCTTTGGAACTCTGA
- the ccmA gene encoding heme ABC exporter ATP-binding protein CcmA, producing the protein MSDTLLAVSDVTIQRGIRQLLQGVDLVVRSGEIWQLRGSNGVGKTSLLRAMAGLARVEVFGSITRCDDVLYSGHAAALKSALSARDNLISHPSGSGSPAPSEVDAALARVQLEGYEHVNTGQLSAGQKRRVALARLFLPSGRLWLLDEPFTALDSRGVKVLENRFVEHVDQGGAVVFTSHQPANLGDKLQVVDLEQFNGE; encoded by the coding sequence GTGAGTGACACGTTGCTGGCGGTCAGTGATGTCACCATCCAGAGAGGTATTCGTCAGCTATTGCAAGGCGTTGATCTTGTCGTAAGGTCCGGCGAGATATGGCAATTGCGAGGGAGTAACGGCGTTGGAAAGACATCACTGTTGCGCGCGATGGCGGGTCTTGCGCGCGTAGAGGTGTTTGGAAGCATTACGCGTTGTGATGACGTATTGTACTCGGGGCACGCTGCGGCACTGAAATCCGCGTTATCGGCTCGAGACAACCTGATCTCGCACCCCTCAGGTAGCGGCTCGCCTGCGCCGTCAGAGGTTGACGCGGCCCTTGCCCGCGTTCAGCTTGAGGGTTACGAGCACGTCAATACCGGGCAACTTTCGGCGGGCCAGAAGCGACGCGTGGCGCTGGCGCGTTTGTTTCTCCCAAGTGGTCGGCTTTGGCTCCTAGACGAACCCTTTACTGCGCTGGATAGCCGCGGCGTCAAGGTGTTGGAGAATCGATTCGTCGAACACGTGGATCAAGGTGGAGCGGTCGTGTTTACCAGCCATCAGCCAGCGAACCTGGGCGATAAGCTGCAAGTTGTCGATTTGGAGCAGTTCAATGGTGAGTAA
- the ttcA gene encoding tRNA 2-thiocytidine(32) synthetase TtcA, translated as MSQPANSVQEHTPNTVRGPVSDPRKAAYNQNKLIKRLRRLTGQAISDYNMIEAGDRVMVCLSGGKDSYTMLDVLLHLQRSAPIDFEIIAVNLDQKQPGFPEHVLPEYLEDLGVPYYILERDTYSVVRSVIPEGKTTCGLCSRLRRGTLYGFAEQIGATKIALGHHRDDIVETLFLNMFFGGKLKAMPPKLLSDDKQNIVIRPLAYCKETDIERYASQQGFPIIPCNLCGSQENLQRVEIKKMLTEWERDYPGRTETIFKSLKNVSPSQLADGTLFDFETLALQRERGSELTLPLIKTVSL; from the coding sequence ATGTCTCAGCCTGCCAATTCGGTCCAAGAGCACACGCCTAACACTGTGAGGGGACCCGTGAGTGATCCGCGCAAGGCGGCCTATAACCAGAACAAACTGATTAAGCGGCTGCGCCGACTGACGGGACAGGCAATCTCTGATTACAACATGATCGAGGCGGGTGACCGCGTCATGGTGTGTTTGTCGGGAGGGAAAGACTCCTACACGATGCTCGATGTTCTGCTTCACCTGCAGCGAAGTGCGCCGATCGATTTTGAAATCATTGCCGTTAATCTTGATCAAAAGCAGCCGGGATTTCCTGAGCACGTGCTACCGGAGTATTTAGAGGACTTGGGCGTTCCTTATTATATTTTGGAGCGCGATACTTACAGTGTTGTGCGATCGGTCATTCCCGAAGGGAAAACAACCTGTGGCCTGTGTAGCCGATTGCGGCGCGGTACACTCTACGGTTTCGCTGAGCAGATTGGGGCGACAAAAATAGCGCTTGGGCATCACCGTGACGATATCGTTGAAACACTGTTTCTCAATATGTTTTTCGGAGGGAAACTAAAGGCGATGCCCCCGAAGTTGCTAAGCGACGACAAACAGAACATCGTTATCAGGCCGCTAGCTTATTGCAAGGAAACAGACATAGAGCGCTACGCAAGTCAGCAAGGGTTCCCCATCATCCCCTGTAACTTGTGTGGTTCTCAGGAAAATCTTCAGCGCGTCGAAATAAAGAAAATGCTGACCGAGTGGGAGCGTGATTATCCCGGTCGCACTGAAACCATTTTCAAGTCCCTCAAGAATGTGTCGCCGTCTCAGCTTGCCGATGGGACGCTTTTCGATTTTGAGACCTTGGCACTCCAACGCGAGCGTGGCAGTGAACTCACTCTTCCATTGATTAAAACGGTGTCACTGTGA
- a CDS encoding malate dehydrogenase: MKTPVTVTVTGAAGQIGYALLFRIASGAMLGTDQPVRLNLLDITPALDALEGVKMELDDCAFPLLAGITCSDDPTVAFADADYALLVGARPRGPGMERKDLLEANAAIFSAQGQAMNAVASRNIKVLVVGNPANTNALIAMHNAPDIAGSQFTAMTRLDHNRAITQIAQKTGSVNTDVTNMTIWGNHSATQYPDLFNARIKGQSAIELVDQAWYENDFIPTVQQRGAAIIKARGASSAASAANAAIDHMRTWALGTADNDWTSMGILSTGAYGVPEGLIYSFPCTCSDGVYSVVDGVAVNDFSREKMDATAQELSEERDAVRHLLG; encoded by the coding sequence ATGAAAACACCTGTCACAGTTACCGTAACCGGCGCAGCCGGACAAATTGGTTATGCGCTTCTTTTTCGCATTGCGTCAGGTGCTATGTTGGGTACAGACCAGCCGGTGCGCCTCAACCTCTTGGATATCACACCCGCCTTGGATGCACTTGAAGGTGTGAAAATGGAGCTTGATGACTGTGCCTTTCCTCTATTAGCGGGCATCACATGCAGCGACGATCCCACTGTCGCATTTGCAGACGCCGATTACGCTCTGCTGGTCGGTGCGCGGCCCAGAGGTCCGGGTATGGAGCGCAAAGATCTCCTTGAAGCCAACGCTGCCATTTTCTCTGCACAAGGCCAGGCCATGAACGCCGTAGCAAGCCGAAATATAAAGGTTTTAGTGGTCGGTAATCCCGCGAATACAAATGCTCTCATCGCCATGCACAACGCACCGGATATCGCGGGAAGCCAGTTCACCGCTATGACGCGTCTAGATCATAACCGTGCTATCACGCAGATCGCTCAAAAGACCGGTTCGGTCAATACTGACGTCACCAATATGACGATCTGGGGTAATCATTCGGCGACGCAATACCCCGACCTCTTTAATGCACGCATCAAGGGCCAGTCTGCGATCGAGTTGGTCGATCAAGCGTGGTATGAAAACGACTTCATCCCTACGGTTCAGCAGCGCGGTGCCGCCATTATCAAAGCACGTGGCGCTTCATCGGCAGCCTCTGCGGCGAATGCAGCCATCGATCACATGCGCACATGGGCCTTGGGCACTGCGGATAACGATTGGACGTCTATGGGCATCTTATCCACTGGCGCTTATGGCGTGCCCGAAGGGTTAATCTACTCCTTCCCTTGCACCTGCAGTGACGGCGTTTACAGCGTCGTTGACGGAGTGGCCGTAAACGATTTCAGTCGTGAGAAAATGGACGCAACAGCCCAAGAACTGAGCGAGGAGCGTGACGCAGTTCGACACCTGCTCGGCTAA
- a CDS encoding ABC transporter permease, producing the protein MKSPLSASLRLLIRDWRGGELGVLLSALVLAVSLVVAISGFVNRLQFNLERESASFLAADLVVSSSREMPSEWHDQARNTFLLTGETVTFSSMVISETDEMFLASVKAVGGGYPLRGALRVEIGDGVLTADLPTPGEVYLAPRLIQQLGTSVGDALYVGDATLQVAGTLLEEPDSTTGFFGYGPRLVMHVDDLAATGVIQPGSRVTYRLLLAGDAASLEQYRSWVEPQLVQGQRLLSVDESQPGIGATLDRARGFLLLAGSLGVMLAAAAILVAARRFGERHTDQVAVMKSLGATKNTIRTLYALSLTWLGLFAIAIGSGIGWLAQDAMFAALADQIPGEITRVGVTPFITGAVTAMVCVAFFAWPPLARLGAISPLRVIRRETTIADSTRAADLLLGTLSLGALMLWYSSDIKLTGALLGSIGLTVGLGFFVAKGLLSGTRQIGSSAGSVWRLALAGMQRRGTASAFQVVIFGIAIMLLLVLTAVRTSLLDQWRLQIPEGTPNHFILNVAPIDEAPLLQFFADRDIEVGDLYPAARGRIMEVNREVLPDWGPDATGPRQREANFTSTDAKPEGNEILSGEWWDVGVDEALISLEDGFAADIGAQVGDELTLRIAADEFRVTVASIRSVNWESMQPNFFVIFPEKLLDRFPTTLFTSFYLEPDEKYRVSELLEFMPTITLIEVDVAIEEIKTIIDQVSQAIELVLLIILVAGALVLIAGVSSSVDERLHESAILRALGAGRMTLLGAVAIEFAAMGALAGVLAIMGSESAGWVLQTQMLELDYQVQWMLWPLGVVLGAVIIGSLGTYACRRVVYAPPLQVLREL; encoded by the coding sequence ATGAAGTCACCCCTTAGTGCGTCGTTGAGACTGCTCATTCGCGACTGGCGTGGGGGCGAGTTAGGCGTTCTGTTGAGTGCGCTAGTGCTGGCTGTATCCCTCGTAGTGGCGATAAGCGGTTTTGTAAATCGACTGCAATTTAATCTTGAGAGAGAGTCTGCAAGTTTCCTTGCAGCAGATCTCGTCGTTTCGAGTTCCCGTGAGATGCCATCTGAGTGGCATGATCAGGCGCGCAATACGTTTTTGTTAACAGGTGAGACGGTTACGTTTTCGTCAATGGTGATTTCCGAGACCGACGAGATGTTTTTGGCCTCGGTGAAAGCAGTCGGAGGTGGTTATCCGCTTCGAGGTGCTTTGCGTGTTGAGATAGGGGACGGTGTTTTAACCGCCGACCTTCCCACTCCCGGTGAGGTTTATCTTGCCCCCCGTCTTATCCAGCAACTCGGCACTTCGGTGGGTGACGCACTGTATGTTGGCGACGCCACACTGCAAGTCGCGGGAACGCTTCTTGAGGAGCCCGACTCAACGACGGGGTTTTTCGGCTACGGTCCTCGCCTTGTTATGCATGTTGATGACCTCGCGGCGACGGGGGTTATTCAGCCGGGTAGCCGAGTGACTTACCGGCTATTACTCGCAGGGGATGCGGCATCGTTAGAGCAGTATAGAAGTTGGGTAGAGCCGCAGCTGGTTCAAGGACAGCGTCTACTCTCGGTCGACGAGTCGCAGCCTGGTATTGGTGCCACATTGGATCGGGCGCGCGGCTTTTTGCTTCTTGCCGGAAGCTTGGGCGTCATGTTGGCTGCCGCTGCCATCTTGGTTGCCGCACGCCGATTTGGCGAGCGTCACACTGATCAGGTGGCGGTGATGAAGAGTCTTGGCGCAACAAAAAATACCATCCGCACGCTGTACGCGCTGAGCCTTACGTGGCTTGGACTGTTTGCCATTGCCATTGGCAGTGGTATTGGCTGGTTGGCGCAGGACGCGATGTTTGCAGCTCTCGCGGATCAGATTCCCGGTGAGATTACGCGGGTGGGTGTAACGCCCTTTATAACTGGGGCCGTGACTGCAATGGTATGTGTGGCCTTTTTCGCATGGCCACCCCTGGCGCGTTTGGGAGCTATATCGCCGCTTCGTGTTATCAGACGGGAAACCACCATTGCTGACTCAACACGTGCTGCAGATCTTTTGCTCGGCACCCTGTCACTGGGCGCACTCATGCTTTGGTATAGCAGTGACATCAAGTTAACAGGGGCTTTGCTCGGGTCCATTGGACTGACTGTTGGCTTGGGATTTTTTGTGGCGAAGGGCCTGCTCAGTGGGACTCGCCAAATTGGAAGCAGTGCCGGTAGTGTGTGGCGGCTTGCGCTCGCAGGCATGCAGCGTCGTGGCACAGCGAGTGCCTTTCAGGTCGTCATTTTTGGTATCGCAATTATGTTGTTATTGGTGCTGACGGCTGTTCGTACGAGCCTGTTAGACCAATGGCGCCTCCAAATTCCCGAGGGCACTCCAAACCATTTTATTTTAAATGTGGCACCAATTGATGAGGCGCCACTGTTGCAGTTTTTCGCTGATCGAGACATTGAGGTTGGCGATCTTTATCCCGCGGCGCGCGGCCGTATCATGGAGGTCAACCGTGAGGTCCTGCCCGACTGGGGGCCAGATGCAACAGGCCCTCGTCAAAGGGAAGCTAACTTTACCTCCACCGATGCAAAGCCTGAAGGTAATGAGATCCTTAGTGGCGAGTGGTGGGACGTGGGTGTCGATGAGGCACTGATCTCCCTCGAGGACGGCTTTGCCGCAGATATCGGTGCACAGGTTGGAGACGAACTGACACTGAGAATTGCGGCGGACGAGTTTAGGGTCACTGTTGCGAGCATACGCTCGGTGAATTGGGAGTCCATGCAGCCGAACTTTTTCGTGATTTTCCCAGAAAAGCTGCTCGATAGATTTCCAACGACGCTCTTTACCAGTTTTTATTTGGAGCCTGATGAAAAGTATCGCGTGTCTGAGCTGCTCGAGTTTATGCCGACGATTACATTGATTGAGGTTGATGTTGCTATCGAGGAAATCAAAACAATCATCGATCAGGTCAGTCAGGCAATTGAGCTTGTACTTCTTATTATTCTCGTTGCAGGTGCGCTTGTGCTCATCGCGGGGGTCAGTTCAAGTGTTGATGAACGACTTCACGAGAGTGCCATCCTGAGGGCTTTAGGGGCAGGGCGCATGACGTTATTGGGTGCCGTTGCAATCGAGTTTGCGGCAATGGGTGCGCTTGCTGGGGTCTTGGCAATAATGGGCTCTGAGTCGGCCGGCTGGGTACTACAGACTCAGATGTTAGAGTTGGACTACCAAGTTCAATGGATGCTATGGCCCTTGGGTGTTGTCCTAGGTGCAGTGATCATTGGGAGCTTGGGGACCTATGCGTGTCGGCGCGTCGTGTACGCCCCTCCGTTACAGGTGCTGCGAGAGCTTTGA
- a CDS encoding ABC transporter ATP-binding protein, translating into MIKTSQLNKSVKTAEADLQILRGIDLEIKRGETAAIVGTSGSGKSTLLGLLAGLDSPTDGEVHLDGTDIVLLDEDERAVLRSQKVGFVFQSFQLLPALTALENVMLPLELAGRDDAKPLAEDYLARVGLGERLQHYPRTLSGGEQQRVAIARAFAAKPLILFADEPTGNLDTATGATIIELLFGLNEEEGTTLVLVTHDNALADRCQRKFVMAAGQLSEAV; encoded by the coding sequence ATGATCAAAACATCCCAATTGAATAAGTCCGTAAAAACCGCCGAGGCGGATTTACAGATCCTGAGAGGGATCGATTTGGAAATCAAGCGTGGCGAGACCGCGGCCATCGTGGGTACGTCAGGATCAGGCAAATCAACGCTGCTTGGACTGCTGGCCGGATTAGACAGTCCAACGGACGGTGAGGTTCACCTCGATGGCACCGATATCGTGCTGTTGGATGAAGACGAGCGCGCGGTGTTACGCAGCCAGAAAGTGGGGTTTGTTTTTCAAAGCTTTCAGCTGCTGCCTGCATTGACTGCACTTGAAAACGTCATGTTGCCGCTCGAGCTGGCTGGCCGCGATGATGCTAAGCCTTTGGCAGAGGATTACCTTGCACGAGTTGGACTGGGTGAGCGCCTGCAGCATTACCCTCGAACACTGTCTGGCGGCGAGCAGCAGCGTGTAGCGATCGCACGAGCATTTGCGGCTAAGCCGTTGATATTGTTTGCTGATGAGCCCACAGGAAACCTGGATACCGCGACCGGCGCTACGATCATAGAGTTGCTGTTTGGGTTGAACGAGGAGGAGGGCACGACGCTGGTGCTCGTGACGCATGACAATGCCTTAGCAGACCGCTGCCAACGAAAATTTGTCATGGCGGCCGGCCAATTAAGTGAAGCGGTATGA